One stretch of Miscanthus floridulus cultivar M001 chromosome 18, ASM1932011v1, whole genome shotgun sequence DNA includes these proteins:
- the LOC136524002 gene encoding uncharacterized protein, whose product MEAYYQEVRRLEDRFDGLELNHIPRRLNEAADALAKVASAREPVPIGVFASDQHKPSVRYEGSERANNGSPDPAPGADPPTALPDPEVMELEEDPVAESYPPNDWRTLYLDYLLRDALPADKTEARWPARCAKSVILVEGKLYKWSHTGILQLCIPSEQGKLLLSDILGGVCGHHAMPRTLVGNAFRQGFYWPTAVADAEQIVDLLSIMGMGDSEGLGDPKAKGALHKLAHVRRDTSSTDHEGTSPLLLRHPQVIIDRQDSGRQAIILITFDLKKPPCLGEIGA is encoded by the exons atggaggcatactaccaagaagttcGACGGCTAGAGGAtagattcgacggcctcgaactcaatcacatcccaaggcgcctcaatgaagcagccgacGCGCTCGCAAAAGTAGCATCCGCCCGAGAGCCAGTGCCGATAggtgtctttgccagcgatcaacacaagccctcggtgcgctACGAGGGGTCAGAACGAGCCAACAATGGCTCGCCTGATCCAGCCCCAGGGGCGGACCCGCCGACTGCTctgcccgaccctgaggtcatggagcttgaagaggatccagtagCAGAGTCCTACCCTCCTaacgactggagaacgctttacctcgactacctcctccgcgacgcactaccggcagacaagacagaagcccgatggCCCGCACGTTGTGCCAAGTCCGTCATTCttgtagaaggcaaactctacaaatggagccacaccgggatcctacagctctgtatccctagcgaacaaggaaaacttctgctgagcgatatcctcggtggggtctgcggtcaccatgccatgccaagGACCTTAGTTGGGaacgcattccgacagggcttctactggcccaccgcagtagccgacgccgagcaaatt gttgatctcctgagcataatgggaatgggtgacagtgaaggcctgggtgatcccaaGGCAAAAGGCGCTCTCCACAAGCTGGCCCACGTGCGCCGTGATACTAGCAGCACGGACCATGAGGGAACCAGCCCCCTCCTCTTGCGTCACCCGCAGGTCATCATAGACCGCCAGGACAGTGGAAGACAGGCGATCATACTCATCACCTTCGACTTGAAGAAGCCTCCGTGCCTCGGCGAGATCGGCGCGTAG